In Musa acuminata AAA Group cultivar baxijiao chromosome BXJ3-11, Cavendish_Baxijiao_AAA, whole genome shotgun sequence, one DNA window encodes the following:
- the LOC103972262 gene encoding serine/arginine-rich splicing factor RS2Z32 isoform X2, which yields MKHDYAFIEFSDPRDADDARYSLNGREFDGSRIIVEFAKGIPRGSGGSREYLGRGPPPGSGRCFNCGIDGHWARDCKAGDWKNKCYRCGERGHIERNCHNSPKTLKRGRSYSRSPSPRRGRSQSYSRSRSYSRSRSPAPRRDGRNTEREDTRSRSPGYDRSPRSRSPRSRSPRSRKSTSSPKGRKQSLSPDGSKSPRASRSPSPTERREVERNGSNYNESPVRENSRSPMSQDRDNSPVGGGYQSPETNRRSPSPKDDRDEDGHASPRASESQD from the exons ATGAAGCATGACTATGCTTTCATT GAATTTAGCGATCCTCGGGATGCAGATGATGCTAGATACAGTTTAAATGGGAGAGAATTTGATGGGAGTCGTATTATTGTGGAATTTGCGAAGGGG ATTCCACGTGGTTCTGGAGGATCACGTGAGTATCTTGGAAGAGGCCCTCCACCTGGTTCTGGCAGGTGCTTCAACTGTGGCATAGATGGCCATTGGGCTCGAGACTGCAAAGCAGGTGATTGGAAGAACAAGTGTTATCGCTGTGGAGAAAGAGGCCATATAGAAAGAAACTGCCATAACAGTCCAAAAACTCTCAA ACGTGGGAGAAGCTATTCACGATCTCCATCCCCTCGCCGTGGTAGGAGCCAAAGCTATAGTAGAAGCCGCAGTTATAG CCGATCTAGGTCTCCTGCTCCTAGAAGAGATGGGCGGAACACAGAACGGGAGGACACAAGGTCAAGAAGTCCTGGTTATGACAGGAGCCCAAGGTCAAGAAGTCCAAGGTCAAGGAGCCCAAGGTCAAGGAAGAGCACATCTTCACCTAAGGGGAGGAAGCAGAGCCTTTCACCCGACGGTAGCAAGAGCCCACGAGCAAGCCGGAGCCCCTCACCTACGGAACGCAGGGAGGTTGAGCGCAACGGATCAAACTACAATGAGAGTCCTGTGAGGGAGAACAGCAGGAGCCCAATGAGTCAGGATCGTGATAACTCTCCAGTGGGTGGAGGGTATCAGAGCCCTGAGACGAACCGGCGGAGCCCTAGTCCCAAGGACGATAGGGACGAAGATGGACATGCTTCTCCCAGAGCTAGCGAGTCACAGGACTGA
- the LOC103972262 gene encoding serine/arginine-rich splicing factor RS2Z32 isoform X1, translating into MPRYDDRYGGTRLYVGHLSSRTRSRDLEDLFSRYGRVRDVDMKHDYAFIEFSDPRDADDARYSLNGREFDGSRIIVEFAKGIPRGSGGSREYLGRGPPPGSGRCFNCGIDGHWARDCKAGDWKNKCYRCGERGHIERNCHNSPKTLKRGRSYSRSPSPRRGRSQSYSRSRSYSRSRSPAPRRDGRNTEREDTRSRSPGYDRSPRSRSPRSRSPRSRKSTSSPKGRKQSLSPDGSKSPRASRSPSPTERREVERNGSNYNESPVRENSRSPMSQDRDNSPVGGGYQSPETNRRSPSPKDDRDEDGHASPRASESQD; encoded by the exons ATGCCTCGCTATGATGATCGGTATGGTGGCACACGTCTATATGTTGGCCACCTGTCATCACGTACTCGTTCGCGTGATCTTGAAGACCTCTTCAGCAGATATGGCAG AGTACGAGATGTGGATATGAAGCATGACTATGCTTTCATT GAATTTAGCGATCCTCGGGATGCAGATGATGCTAGATACAGTTTAAATGGGAGAGAATTTGATGGGAGTCGTATTATTGTGGAATTTGCGAAGGGG ATTCCACGTGGTTCTGGAGGATCACGTGAGTATCTTGGAAGAGGCCCTCCACCTGGTTCTGGCAGGTGCTTCAACTGTGGCATAGATGGCCATTGGGCTCGAGACTGCAAAGCAGGTGATTGGAAGAACAAGTGTTATCGCTGTGGAGAAAGAGGCCATATAGAAAGAAACTGCCATAACAGTCCAAAAACTCTCAA ACGTGGGAGAAGCTATTCACGATCTCCATCCCCTCGCCGTGGTAGGAGCCAAAGCTATAGTAGAAGCCGCAGTTATAG CCGATCTAGGTCTCCTGCTCCTAGAAGAGATGGGCGGAACACAGAACGGGAGGACACAAGGTCAAGAAGTCCTGGTTATGACAGGAGCCCAAGGTCAAGAAGTCCAAGGTCAAGGAGCCCAAGGTCAAGGAAGAGCACATCTTCACCTAAGGGGAGGAAGCAGAGCCTTTCACCCGACGGTAGCAAGAGCCCACGAGCAAGCCGGAGCCCCTCACCTACGGAACGCAGGGAGGTTGAGCGCAACGGATCAAACTACAATGAGAGTCCTGTGAGGGAGAACAGCAGGAGCCCAATGAGTCAGGATCGTGATAACTCTCCAGTGGGTGGAGGGTATCAGAGCCCTGAGACGAACCGGCGGAGCCCTAGTCCCAAGGACGATAGGGACGAAGATGGACATGCTTCTCCCAGAGCTAGCGAGTCACAGGACTGA
- the LOC103972263 gene encoding uncharacterized protein LOC103972263: protein MEADWFRTQQGFRSRRRGRRRERAYRVGGGVLRVSGCDYLMEQRNGLEMESESTCSSSFQKEEDYSCQSPYDKTSVKPSEKHMDQETTREAEIRWSSPSIIAKLMGLDEQPPVQEVNKQKKVINDCFQEISAVGLQDKYLRREEHSPWMSTTKHQGFKDVYDVTETRKVEREKKKPDNKALPSLKQYKFDVNKQFKPDVSSVDQSFMGVKQFHSDKSQRTFIKSNNRLADHDCKKHHFFKAFQEPNFLFKKYFHDLKWLAPSHLTSKIAIFKSSSGAKIESDKVCCPSERKTDGFTNLLNDVMITFRKPVTGMVGHSLKEHNDSLLKKSAGNSNPCVHPNHIVLLKPSTNKAHSKGRSVLETPKVIQFADRRLTTQTVFQEPDNVGREWSNFSHNMEDFGCKTKGLREFSREITEQPKDSKSSSNKHVSVLGLNRFSRDESSCIMPGANNLCNSEASCRPSNRCNYWNSTYGSSATSTEVRRESSKNLSRKWKVTDHIKEVGDCGKGSSTLAEMFALSDLETQNPAPGSPMVHTVSDEKLSKLDMRAPWGSPSSISSRDSWVDGFFINLPKSTALPASSTNYGSRNLSSMHRFGVEHFGTFHDMLTLRQKKCIPRESSSLKSIKSGNLKLYSNFGGEENNLPSKEIHMNQERMRKGALCETPAELNFERTSVPHSAHVHMSITDQELAQPTMTHMILMNPKFSSPNLKEAPTDGSQLYIELLTPVRTKEALQPCPVSVLDLPVREDDLGCPKILNGGLLELNAKTLPSESVDPCAEASEVITLSNEDDSEDCQSIQQNSYLEEEFMDEEERDYTYLLDILIVSGVHSAKQGKLCNACYSPEHPVKPTLFEKLERKYSKLVAWSHSERRLMFDLTNSTLAEILAPCMDRHPWVNSTRRIAPMWGSEGLVEKTWQMLVEKRMELSGGNAEDKVLDIKWLDLGDDIDEVGVEIERTLKEELLEELVAEFMAG from the exons ATGGAGGCGGATTGGTTTCGGACGCAGCAGGGTTTCCGGAGTCGCCGGCGGGGGAGGCGGAGAGAACGAGCCTATCGGGTCGGTGGTGGCGTGTTGCGGGTCTCCG GATGTGATTATCTGATGGAACAAAGGAATGGACTTGAAATGGAATCTGAATccacttgcagtagtagctttcAGAAAGAAGAAGATTAT TCTTGCCAAAGCCCATATGACAAGACCAGTGTGAAACCATCGGAGAAACATATGGATCAAGAAACTACAAGAGAGGCAGAAATTAGATGGTCCTCACCTAGTATAATTGCAAAATTAATGGGTCTCGATGAACAGCCTCCTGTACAAGAAGTCAATAAACAAAAGAAGGTAATAAATGATTGCTTTCAGGAAATATCAGCTGTTGGCTTGCAAGACAAGTACCTGAGGAGAGAGGAGCATTCACCCTGGATGAGCACCACTAAGCACCAAGGATTCAAAGATGTTTATGATGTCACAGAAACGCGAAAAgttgagagagaaaagaaaaaaccaGATAATAAGGCATTGCCAAGTCTAAAACAATACAAGTTTGATGTGAACAAACAATTCAAGCCAGATGTAAGCTCTGTTGACCAAAGTTTCATGGGTGTGAAGCAATTTCATAGTGACAAATCACAAAGAACTTTTATAAAATCTAATAATAGGTTGGCAGACCACGATTGCAAGAAGCATCATTTTTTTAAAGCCTTCCAGGAACCCAATTTCTTATTTAAGAAATATTTTCATGATTTGAAGTGGCTTGCACCCTCTCATTTAACAAGCAAGATTGCAATTTTCAAGTCTTCAAGTGGTGCTAAGATTGAAAGTGATAAAGTATGTTGTCCATCAGAGAGGAAgacagatgggttcactaatctgCTGAATGATGTTATGATCACTTTTAGAAAACCAGTTACTGGTATGGTTGGACACTCTCTTAAGGAACACAATGATTCTCTTTTGAAAAAATCTGCAGGCAACAGTAACCCATGTGTCCATCCCAATCATATTGTTCTTTTGAAGCCGAGTACTAATAAAGCCCATAGCAAGGGAAGAAGTGTTCTTGAAACTCCTAAGGTTATTCAGTTTGCTGATAGAAGACTGACTACTCAAACTGTGTTTCAAGAACCTGACAATGTAGGAAGGGAATGGTCTAACTTTTCCCATAATATGGAAGATTTTGGCTGCAAGACTAAAGGTTTAAGAGAATTTTCTAGAGAGATTACAGAACAACCGAAAGACTCCAAAAGCAGCAGTAATAAGCATGTGTCAGTTTTGGGGCTTAACAGATTCTCCAGGGATGAGAGCTCTTGTATTATGCCTGGTGCAAACAATCTGTGCAATTCTGAGGCATCCTGTAGACCTTCCAACAGATGTAATTACTGGAATAGCACATATGGTTCCTCAGCAACTTCAACTGAAGTTAGAAGAGAGTCCAGTAAAAACTTGTCTAGAAAGTGGAAGGTGACTGACCACATTAAGGAGGTAGGAGATTGTGGTAAAGGCTCAAGTACTTTggctgaaatgtttgctttatcCGATTTGGAAACTCAAAATCCAGCACCAGGTTCACCAATGGTTCATACTGTTTCAGATGAGAAATTATCCAAGCTTGACATGCGAGCACCATGGGGTTCTCCTTCAAGTATTAGCAGTAGGGATAGCTGGGTAGATGGGTTCTTTATAAATCTACCAAAATCAACTGCTCTTCCAGCTTCATCAACTAATTATGGGAGTCGAAATTTGAGCAGCATGCACAGATTTGGTGTTGAACACTTTGGTACATTTCATGATATGTTGACGCTGAGACAAAAAAAATGCATTCCAAGAGAAAGTTCTTCACTCAAAAGCATTAAAAGTGGCAATCTCAAGCTTTACTCTAATTTCGGCGGGGAGGAAAATAACCTACCTTCAAAAGAAATTCACATGAATCAAGAAAGGATGCGGAAAGGTGCACTTTGTGAAACACCTGCTGAACTGAATTTTGAACGAACTTCTGTTCCCCATTCTGCACATGTGCATATGTCGATAACAGATCAGGAGCTAGCTCAGCCAACAATGACTCATATGATCTTAATGAATCCTAAATTTTCCAGTCCGAACTTGAAG GAAGCACCAACTGATGGCTCTCAATTATATATTGAATTACTCACTCCTGTAAGAACAAAAGAGGCTTTGCAACCATGCCCTGTTTCTGTACTCGATCTTCCAGTGAGAGAAGATGATTTGGGATGTCCTAAAATTCTGAATGGAGGTCTTCTTG AGCTCAATGCAAAAACTTTACCCTCAGAGTCAGTAGATCCATGTGCCGAGGCATCAGAAGTTATCACTTTGAGTAACGAGGATGATAGTGAGGATTGTCAATCCATTCAGCAGAATAGCTACTTAGAAGAGGAGTTCATGGATGAAGAGGAGAGGGACTACACCTACCTTCTTGACATACTAATTGTGTCTGGTGTTCACAGTGCCAAGCAAGGGAAGCTTTGTAATGCATGTTACTCACCGGAACATCCAGTGAAACCAACGTTATTTGAAAAGCTGGAGAGGAAGTACAGTAAACTGGTTGCATGGTCACACTCAGAGAGAAGGCTGATGTTTGATCTGACAAACTCGACACTCGCAGAGATCCTCGCTCCTTGTATGGACAGGCATCCATGGGTTAATTCCACAAGAAGGATTGCACCCATGTGGGGTTCTGAAGGACTTGTGGAGAAGACATGGCAAATGTTGGTGGAGAAACGTATGGAACTTAGTGGGGGTAACGCAGAGGACAAGGTTCTGGACATTAAGTGGCTAGACTTAGGAGATGACATCGATGAGGTAGGAGTGGAGATCGAGAGGACGCTGAAGGAGGAACTATTGGAAGAACTTGTTGCAGAGTTCATGGCAGGATAG
- the LOC135652484 gene encoding putative respiratory burst oxidase homolog protein H codes for MGPARGYMDVPLGDHTAHELESIVVHGDQIQPAADPPPPTNATPRSSARSLLPQPSKIKLGFRDSTRSTGGGERKNPGKMTRMVSSAQMGIKGLRFLDKTSGGKEGWNAVEKRFGQFAVGGRLPKEHFGRCIGMAESEFAGELFVALARRRNLEPENGVTKAELKEFWEEMTDRNFDSRLQIFFDMCDKNGDGKLSEEEVKEIIILSASANKLAKLKANAATYAALIMEELDPDGLGYIELWQLETLLRGMVSSQGSEKTLKRSHSLARTMIPMRYRNPVNKFVSKTADSVHENWKRIWVISFWLTLNIVLAAWKFAQYKRKAAFEVMGYCVCIAKAAAETLKFNMALILIPVCRNTLTRLRSTRLSSVFPFDDNINFHKVIALGITIGTLVHTLAHVTCDFPRLITCSKSKFMRTLGPNFHYKQPTYPSLLASAPGVTGILMIIIMAFSFTLATHSFRRSVVKLPSPLHHLAGFNAFWYAHHLLAVVYALLIVHSYFIFLTKEWYKKTTWMYLMIPVLFYVCERSIRKVREKSFRVSIVKAAIYPGNVLSIHMKKPPGFKYKSGMYLFVKCPDVSPYEWHPFSITSAPGDEHLSVHIRTLGDWTSELRNLFGKVCQAQVTSKKANLVRLETTVFADVQFEDTRFPKLYIDGPYGAPAQNYKKYDILLLVGLGIGATPFISILKDLLNNIKTNEEMQRIHNADATAIKENGPGRAYFYWVTREQGSFEWFKGVMNDVAESDYNNVIEMHNYLTSVYEEGDARSALIAMVQSLQHAKSGVDIVSGSRIRTHFARPNWRKVFTDLASAHKAARIGVFYCGSPTLTKQLRDLSQEFSYNTTTRFHFHKENF; via the exons ATGGGACCAGCGCGCGGCTACATGGATGTCCCCCTCGGTGACCACACGGCGCATGAGCTGGAGAGCATCGTGGTTCATGGCGACCAAATCCAGCCGGCTGCGGACCCGCCGCCGCCGACCAATGCGACGCCGAGGAGCTCCGCCCGGAGCCTCCTGCCCCAGCCGTCCAAGATCAAGTTGGGATTCCGGGATTCGACCAGGAGCACCGGCGGTGGGGAGAGGAAGAACCCCGGGAAGATGACCCGGATGGTGTCCAGCGCGCAGATGGGAATCAAGGGCCTCCGCTTCCTCGACAAGACGTCCGGTGGCAAGGAGGGGTGGAACGCCGTCGAGAAGCGGTTCGGCCAATTCGCCGTCGGCGGACGGCTTCCCAAGGAGCACTTCGGCCGTTGCATTG GCATGGCTGAGTCGGAGTTTGCTGGGGAGCTATTTGTTGCTTTAGCAAGGAGGAGGAACTTGGAGCCAGAAAACGGTGTGACCAAAGCCGAACTGAAGGAGTTTTGGGAGGAAATGACAGACCGAAACTTTGATTCTCGCCTACAGATATTCTTCGACAT GTGTGACAAGAACGGTGATGGAAAGCTCTCAGAAGAGGAGGTGAAAGAG ATTATCATACTCAGTGCCTCGGCGAACAAGCTTGCCAAGCTGAAAGCAAATGCAGCGACCTATGCTGCTCTCATAATGGAGGAGCTTGACCCAGATGGTCTAGGCTATATTGAG CTTTGGCAGCTTGAGACATTACTTCGAGGGATGGTTAGCTCACAAGGATCTGAGAAAACACTCAAGCGTTCACACAGCCTTGCAAGGACAATGATACCGATGAGATACAGAAACCCAGTTAACAAGTTTGTCAGCAAGACTGCAGATTCTGTTCATGAGAACTGGAAGAGGATATGGGTTATTTCCTTTTGGTTGACACTCAATATAGTCCTGGCAGCATGGAAATTTGCCCAGTACAAAAGGAAGGCAGCATTTGAGGTGATGGGTTACTGTGTCTGCATCGCCAAGGCTGCAGCTGAGACCCTGAAATTCAACATGGCACTAATTCTCATCCCTGTTTGTCGGAACACCCTCACGAGGCTCAGATCAACCCGTCTTAGTTCGGTATTCCCATTTGATGACAACATCAACTTCCACAAG GTCATTGCACTGGGAATAACAATCGGAACTTTAGTGCATACCCTCGCTCATGTAACCTGTGATTTTCCAAGGCTAATAACATGCTCAAAGTCAAAGTTCATGAGAACACTTGggcccaatttccactacaagcaACCAACTTATCCATCTCTGTTAGCAAGTGCTCCTGGGGTCACTGGTAtcctcatgatcatcatcatggCATTTTCTTTCACACTGGCAACACATTCTTTTAGGAGGAGTGTCGTGAAGTTGCCATCACCCCTTCACCATTTAGCTGGTTTCAATGCATTTTGGTATGCGCACCATCTTCTGGCTGTCGTATATGCCCTTCTGATAGTGCATTCATACTTCATTTTTCTCACCAAGGAATGGTACAAGAAGACA ACATGGATGTATCTAATGATTCCAGTCCTATTTTATGTCTGTGAGAGATCAATTCGGAAAGTTCGTGAGAAAAGCTTTCGTGTCAGCATTGTTAAG GCAGCAATATATCCGGGTAATGTCCTTTCAATACATATGAAAAAGCCACCAGGTTTCAAATACAAAAGCGGAATGTACCTATTCGTCAAATGTCCAGATGTCTCACCTTATGAATG GCATCCATTCTCAATCACTTCGGCACCAGGAGATGAGCACCTGAGTGTTCATATCCGTACCCTGGGGGACTGGACATCTGAGCTAAGGAATCTATTTGGAAAG GTTTGCCAGGCTCAGGTGACTTCAAAGAAGGCTAACCTAGTTAGACTTGAAACCACAGTTTTTGCAGATGTTCAATTTGAAGATACAAG ATTTCCTAAGCTCTACATTGATGGGCCATATGGTGCACCAGCTCAAAATTACAAGAAATATGACATTCTTTTGCTCGTTGGACTAGGAATTGGTGCAACTCCATTTATAAGTATACTGAAGGATCTCCTGAACAATATAAAGACCAACGAA GAAATGCAAAGAATACATAATGCAGATGCAACCGCCATCAAAGAAAATGGTCCAGGAAGGGCTTACTTCTATTGGGTGACAAGGGAACAAGGATCATTTGAATGGTTCAAAGGTGTCATGAATGATGTTGCCGAAAGTGACTATAAT AATGTCATAGAGATGCATAACTACTTGACAAGTGTGTATGAAGAAGGTGATGCAAGGTCAGCGCTTATTGCAATGGTTCAATCACTTCAGCATGCCAAAAGTGGTGTTGACATCGTCTCTGGAAGTCGG ATACGCACACACTTTGCAAGGCCAAATTGGAGGAAAGTGTTCACTGACTTGGCGAGTGCCCACAAAGCTGCTCGAATTG GTGTTTTTTACTGTGGATCCCCCACACTCACAAAACAACTGAGGGATCTCTCACAAGAATTCAGCTATAATACCACTACTCGATTCCATTTCCACAAGGAGAACTTCTAG